A single genomic interval of Asinibacterium sp. OR53 harbors:
- a CDS encoding glycoside hydrolase family 2 TIM barrel-domain containing protein: protein MKNYFFLFLLCLGGYCTASAQETIIQYLSGTDKDHTVQWDFFCTGGMNSGKWKKIAVPSNWELQGFGAYNYGHDKVKANEEGLYKHAFKVPALKKGKRVFIVFEGSMTDTEVKINGHLAGAVHQGSFYQFKYDITSLIKPGESNLLEVRVSKMSANESVNRAERSGDYWVFGGIYRPVYLEIVPETFIERVAIDAKADGAFNMDVYHAHAREGQVIEAQIQKLSGEHVGKLFSKKVKGDKEKTSLHIKIDHPLQWSPEFPNLYRVLVTIRDTKNVIHQVKQSFGFRTVEVKPKEGIYINGAKVMFKGANRHSFWPESGRALSRDVHLMDIRLMKEMNMNAVRMSHYPPDQQFLYLCDSLGLFVLDELNGWQKSYDTATAKRLVKEMVVRDVNHPSVVIWDNGNEGGWNTSIDEDFKLYDPQKRIVIHPWQKFGSTDTKHYPDYQYIQASAEKGEEIFFPTEFLHGLYDGGLGAGLDDYWNLMLRHPRSAGGFLWALLDEGVVRTDKNGVYDTDGNHAPDGILGPHREKEASFYTIKEIWSPVYIAPRLNKPGFNDKLDIENRYLFTNLNQCRFEWKLLSFPSPKDATTLSKVIAEGQATISFLKPGKKGVLDLHLPAAKNKADALYLTAYDPNYREIFTWSWSLRTPQQTADRLLRSAVNASAVTTKDTDSSLVVSSDHINYYFNKRTGLLHRVIKGNTVISLSGGPVLAGVDCRLDELTHRDSANSHIVACTYSGDASLHVRWTFHPGQPVKLEYTYVQTGEVNFSGITFNYPEEKITGMKWLGRGPYRVWKNRMKGMQMGVWHKAYNDAVTGETWDYPEFKGYHAAWSWAVIENKEAPFTVFTENENTFLQMGKPKRPKDAPLNNNVVPEFPKGELGFLQTISPIGTKFKPANEKMGPQSEKNKLSADPVHGVLWFDFR, encoded by the coding sequence ATGAAAAATTATTTTTTTCTTTTCTTGCTCTGCCTGGGCGGATATTGTACCGCATCTGCGCAGGAAACCATTATCCAGTATTTGTCCGGCACCGATAAAGACCATACTGTTCAGTGGGATTTCTTCTGTACCGGCGGTATGAACAGCGGGAAGTGGAAAAAGATTGCAGTGCCTTCCAACTGGGAGCTGCAAGGTTTTGGTGCGTATAATTACGGACACGATAAAGTAAAAGCAAACGAAGAAGGGTTATATAAGCATGCTTTCAAGGTTCCGGCGTTGAAGAAAGGGAAAAGGGTTTTCATTGTATTCGAAGGCTCCATGACCGATACAGAAGTCAAGATCAACGGACATTTAGCCGGTGCTGTTCACCAGGGAAGTTTTTACCAATTTAAATACGATATCACTTCGCTCATCAAACCAGGGGAAAGCAACCTGCTCGAAGTACGCGTGAGTAAAATGTCGGCCAATGAATCTGTAAACAGAGCAGAACGCAGCGGCGATTATTGGGTATTCGGCGGTATTTACCGTCCCGTGTACCTGGAAATTGTTCCCGAAACATTCATTGAAAGAGTTGCAATAGATGCAAAAGCCGATGGTGCTTTTAATATGGATGTATATCATGCGCATGCACGCGAAGGACAGGTTATTGAAGCACAGATTCAAAAGCTGAGCGGAGAACATGTTGGTAAACTTTTCTCTAAAAAGGTGAAAGGCGATAAGGAAAAGACATCCCTTCATATAAAGATTGACCATCCCTTGCAGTGGAGCCCGGAGTTCCCGAATCTGTACCGGGTGCTGGTAACGATCAGGGATACTAAAAATGTTATTCACCAGGTAAAACAGTCGTTCGGTTTCAGAACGGTTGAAGTGAAGCCAAAAGAGGGCATTTATATAAATGGTGCGAAAGTCATGTTCAAAGGGGCCAACAGGCACAGCTTCTGGCCTGAAAGCGGCAGGGCGTTGAGCAGGGATGTACACCTGATGGACATCAGGCTGATGAAAGAAATGAACATGAATGCGGTTCGCATGTCGCATTATCCGCCAGACCAACAATTTCTTTATCTCTGTGACTCGCTGGGTTTGTTCGTGTTGGATGAACTGAATGGTTGGCAAAAATCTTACGACACTGCTACTGCCAAAAGACTGGTAAAGGAGATGGTTGTAAGAGATGTGAACCATCCTTCAGTTGTAATATGGGATAATGGTAATGAAGGTGGATGGAATACTTCCATCGATGAAGATTTCAAGTTGTATGATCCGCAAAAACGTATAGTGATCCACCCCTGGCAGAAATTCGGCAGCACAGATACCAAGCATTATCCCGATTACCAGTATATACAGGCTTCTGCAGAAAAAGGAGAAGAGATATTCTTTCCAACTGAATTCCTGCATGGCTTATACGATGGCGGATTGGGTGCAGGGCTCGACGATTACTGGAACCTGATGTTACGCCACCCGCGCAGCGCAGGAGGCTTCCTCTGGGCATTGCTCGATGAAGGAGTAGTCAGAACAGATAAGAACGGTGTGTATGATACAGATGGGAACCATGCACCTGATGGTATACTAGGACCGCATCGTGAAAAAGAAGCCAGCTTTTATACAATCAAAGAAATATGGTCGCCAGTTTATATTGCTCCCCGGTTGAACAAACCCGGTTTTAATGATAAGCTCGATATAGAAAACAGGTACCTGTTTACCAACCTTAACCAATGCAGGTTTGAATGGAAACTGCTTTCTTTCCCTTCACCCAAAGATGCAACAACCCTCTCTAAAGTAATAGCAGAGGGACAGGCAACCATTTCTTTTTTGAAGCCGGGAAAAAAAGGCGTGCTGGATTTACATTTGCCTGCTGCAAAAAACAAAGCGGATGCGCTTTACTTAACAGCGTATGACCCCAATTATCGTGAAATTTTTACCTGGAGCTGGTCGTTACGAACACCTCAACAAACGGCCGACCGCTTGTTGAGGTCTGCAGTGAATGCTTCGGCTGTTACAACAAAAGATACAGACAGTTCGCTCGTTGTCAGCAGCGATCACATCAATTATTATTTCAACAAGAGAACAGGGCTCCTGCACCGGGTGATAAAAGGGAATACGGTAATATCACTGTCAGGCGGACCAGTGCTGGCGGGAGTTGATTGCAGGCTGGATGAATTGACGCACCGCGATTCTGCCAACAGTCATATTGTGGCATGTACCTATTCAGGCGATGCTTCATTGCATGTGCGGTGGACCTTCCATCCCGGACAACCGGTGAAACTGGAATACACGTATGTGCAGACCGGTGAAGTGAATTTTTCAGGCATCACATTCAATTACCCCGAAGAAAAAATAACAGGAATGAAGTGGCTGGGCAGGGGGCCTTACCGGGTATGGAAAAACAGGATGAAGGGTATGCAGATGGGCGTATGGCACAAAGCATACAACGATGCAGTAACCGGTGAAACCTGGGACTATCCTGAATTCAAAGGGTACCATGCTGCATGGAGTTGGGCAGTCATAGAAAATAAAGAAGCGCCGTTTACTGTTTTTACGGAGAATGAAAATACATTCCTGCAAATGGGTAAACCGAAGCGACCCAAAGACGCACCGCTGAACAACAATGTTGTGCCGGAATTTCCCAAAGGCGAGCTGGGATTTCTGCAAACCATCAGTCCGATTGGCACCAAATTCAAGCCGGCCAATGAAAAGATGGGTCCGCAAAGCGAAAAAAATAAACTAAGCGCCGACCCTGTTCATGGGGTGTTGTGGTTTGATTTCAGGTAA
- a CDS encoding FGGY family carbohydrate kinase, which translates to MTPLPVIAVFDIGRTNKKFFLFDRSYEVVYERTVQLEETTDADGYPSEDLDLLAKWMQEIFDQAFDHPDFDIQALNFSGYGASIVHLDETGKPLMPLYNYLKPYPATLLQEFCSTYGGEQALSLATGAPLTGSLNTGLQLYRLKKEQPSVFADVHQTLHLPQWLSYLFTKECCSEMTSLGCHTALWDFQRQDYHPWVQEENMTSKLPPIYSSRAAIQIQYRERPLHVGVGLHDSSAALLPYLIKAEEPFVLVSTGTWSVTLNPFNDRSLTAAELSSDMLCYLTYEGRPVKAGRLLLGRKHEEQAAKLEKDFGVQSGAYKQVVFDLHWTPKQTDSFVAAYHQLVFELVEEQVAVIRNVHPEKDPMRLLVEGGFAQNSIFMHLLARAFPHAVVVASVLAQASALGAALALHGSWQIGKRSI; encoded by the coding sequence ATGACACCGCTTCCAGTAATTGCCGTATTTGATATTGGCCGGACCAATAAAAAATTCTTTCTCTTCGACAGGAGCTATGAGGTTGTGTATGAACGGACTGTGCAGCTGGAAGAAACAACAGATGCGGATGGTTATCCTTCGGAAGACCTGGATCTACTGGCGAAGTGGATGCAGGAAATATTCGATCAGGCTTTCGATCATCCGGATTTCGATATACAGGCTTTGAATTTTTCAGGCTATGGCGCCAGCATTGTGCATTTGGATGAAACGGGAAAACCTTTGATGCCATTGTACAATTACCTCAAGCCATATCCTGCAACACTATTACAGGAGTTTTGCAGTACTTATGGAGGTGAACAAGCATTGTCACTTGCTACCGGAGCGCCTTTAACCGGTAGCCTGAATACGGGTTTACAACTCTACCGGTTGAAAAAAGAACAGCCGTCTGTTTTTGCCGATGTACATCAAACACTGCACCTGCCGCAATGGTTGAGTTATCTTTTTACCAAAGAATGTTGCAGTGAAATGACCAGCCTGGGTTGTCATACAGCGCTGTGGGATTTTCAGCGGCAGGATTATCACCCATGGGTACAGGAAGAAAATATGACCAGTAAGTTGCCGCCTATTTATTCCAGTCGCGCTGCTATTCAAATACAATACCGTGAACGCCCGCTGCATGTTGGTGTTGGATTGCACGACAGTTCTGCTGCATTGCTTCCTTATTTGATCAAGGCAGAAGAACCTTTTGTGCTGGTATCAACCGGTACATGGTCAGTAACACTCAATCCTTTCAACGATAGATCGTTGACTGCGGCGGAACTGTCTTCAGATATGCTGTGTTACCTCACGTATGAAGGCCGTCCCGTGAAAGCGGGAAGACTGCTATTGGGCCGTAAGCATGAAGAACAAGCCGCCAAACTGGAAAAAGATTTTGGTGTGCAGTCAGGTGCATACAAACAAGTTGTTTTTGATTTGCATTGGACACCCAAACAAACAGATAGTTTTGTTGCTGCGTATCACCAACTGGTTTTTGAATTGGTGGAAGAACAAGTGGCCGTGATAAGAAATGTGCATCCGGAAAAAGACCCTATGCGCTTATTAGTGGAAGGCGGCTTCGCACAAAATAGTATCTTTATGCACTTGCTGGCTCGTGCTTTTCCGCATGCCGTGGTTGTTGCGTCTGTATTGGCACAGGCTTCTGCCCTGGGAGCCGCACTCGCTCTTCACGGATCCTGGCAAATTGGTAAAAGATCTATTTGA
- a CDS encoding TonB-dependent receptor domain-containing protein, giving the protein MKGFITTGLLILSGLTGFAQQDSARTLKHVTITGYRTVNGVGHMMDVKEGIIYAGKKNEVIITDSLDANKAINNTRQILGRIPGLNIVETESSGFTANGIATRGLNPTQSIEMNTRQNGYNISSDIYGYNEAYYLPPMEAVNRIEMVRGAASLQFGSQFGGLVNYVIKNAPTDKPAEFNTSFTVGSYGLFNSFNSFGGTYKKWSYYGFLQYRNMQGYRANSDQWQFSGFGKVQYAASDKVKVGVEYSLLRNQVHMPGGLTDSMFQANPKTSTRARNWLKSPWNIVTAYLDYSPSERTTISLKSSYLFSNRSLVWRNEDGGPEALDVIDPATNAFVPREVSTEDMHNTTTEFRISHRYALGNNESVLAGGLRYSYAWFNRKGGGEGTTGSDFDLHINGDWGYNLDFTTTNIAPFVENIFKVADNFTVTPGFRFEYLHSTAKGYKVDGLDKMVADQSRNRYFPLFGLGLEYKPTHNTSLYGNISQAYRPIDYSQLEPFGVTSKIDPNLKDASGFNADLGYRGTVKNFLNFDISGFYLAYNNRIGVVLKTDNQGNQYSYRTNIANSVHKGIESYIEFNLLKYLNPASKNGISIFNSLAFIDAKYTSGEFNGKRVEASAKIINRLGIIYSSPRFSGTFQFNRTGDAYGDASNVVSSSDPIAGYIPAYTVLDVSATYKICNYAIKAGINNLADKAYFTRRTDEYPGPGIIPAIGRSFYIGVAVKL; this is encoded by the coding sequence ATGAAAGGATTCATAACAACAGGATTACTGATTTTGAGTGGTTTGACCGGTTTTGCGCAGCAGGACAGCGCCCGGACCTTGAAGCACGTAACCATCACCGGTTACCGCACTGTCAATGGCGTAGGCCACATGATGGATGTAAAGGAAGGCATTATCTATGCCGGTAAGAAGAATGAAGTCATCATTACCGATAGCCTCGATGCCAATAAGGCCATCAACAATACCCGCCAGATCCTGGGAAGGATCCCGGGGCTCAATATTGTAGAAACCGAAAGCAGTGGTTTTACGGCCAATGGTATTGCCACCCGCGGCCTCAACCCCACGCAAAGCATAGAAATGAATACCCGTCAGAATGGCTATAATATCAGCTCCGATATTTATGGTTATAACGAAGCGTATTACCTGCCCCCCATGGAAGCGGTCAACCGTATTGAAATGGTGCGCGGTGCGGCATCGTTGCAGTTCGGTTCGCAGTTCGGGGGCCTCGTTAACTATGTTATCAAAAATGCACCTACCGACAAGCCCGCTGAATTCAATACTTCATTTACCGTTGGCAGCTATGGCCTATTCAATTCTTTCAACTCATTCGGCGGAACGTATAAGAAATGGAGCTATTATGGCTTCCTTCAATACCGCAATATGCAAGGCTACCGTGCCAACAGCGACCAGTGGCAGTTCTCCGGCTTTGGTAAAGTGCAGTACGCCGCTTCCGACAAAGTAAAAGTGGGCGTAGAATATTCCTTATTGCGTAACCAGGTACACATGCCGGGAGGTCTTACTGACAGCATGTTCCAGGCCAATCCCAAGACTTCTACCCGCGCGCGCAACTGGTTGAAAAGTCCCTGGAATATTGTAACGGCTTATCTCGATTATAGCCCGTCTGAAAGAACAACCATCAGCCTCAAGTCATCTTATTTATTCAGTAACCGTTCACTTGTTTGGCGGAATGAAGACGGAGGTCCGGAAGCGCTTGATGTGATTGACCCTGCCACCAATGCTTTTGTTCCCCGGGAAGTGAGCACGGAAGACATGCACAATACCACTACGGAGTTCAGGATCTCTCACCGTTATGCTTTAGGCAACAATGAATCTGTACTGGCAGGCGGACTCCGCTACAGTTATGCATGGTTCAACAGGAAAGGTGGCGGTGAAGGCACTACCGGCAGTGATTTTGACCTGCACATTAATGGTGACTGGGGATACAACCTTGATTTTACCACTACCAACATCGCCCCTTTCGTAGAAAATATTTTTAAAGTAGCGGATAACTTTACCGTTACACCTGGTTTCCGTTTTGAATACCTGCACAGTACCGCTAAAGGATATAAAGTTGACGGGTTGGATAAGATGGTGGCCGATCAAAGCCGGAACCGTTATTTTCCGCTTTTCGGATTGGGTCTTGAATACAAACCCACACACAATACAAGCCTGTACGGAAACATCAGCCAGGCTTATCGCCCGATAGATTATAGCCAGTTGGAACCATTTGGGGTTACTTCTAAAATTGACCCGAACCTGAAAGATGCATCGGGATTCAATGCCGACCTGGGATACCGTGGTACGGTGAAGAATTTCCTGAATTTCGACATCAGCGGTTTTTATTTGGCTTATAACAACCGTATTGGTGTGGTATTGAAAACAGATAACCAGGGAAATCAATATTCTTATCGTACCAATATTGCCAACAGTGTGCACAAGGGTATTGAAAGCTATATAGAATTCAACCTCCTGAAATACCTGAACCCTGCTTCCAAAAACGGTATAAGTATTTTTAACTCGCTCGCTTTCATCGATGCAAAATATACTTCCGGTGAATTCAATGGCAAGCGCGTAGAAGCTTCTGCTAAAATAATTAACCGACTGGGTATTATTTACAGCAGTCCCCGTTTCTCCGGTACTTTCCAGTTTAACCGTACCGGCGATGCCTATGGAGATGCATCAAACGTAGTGAGCAGCAGCGATCCCATTGCAGGATACATTCCCGCTTATACTGTGCTTGATGTAAGCGCTACTTATAAGATCTGCAACTATGCAATAAAAGCAGGTATCAATAACCTGGCCGATAAAGCATATTTTACCCGCCGTACAGACGAGTATCCTGGTCCCGGTATCATTCCTGCGATTGGAAGGAGTTTTTATATTGGTGTAGCGGTAAAATTGTAA
- a CDS encoding TIM barrel protein, protein MLVNKAAITAHNETHYAQHAKALTALKDRIADPERVIKLVQDFQVAIPSWALGTGGTRFGRFPGGGEPRSLEEKIEDVALLHRLNQGSGAISLHIPWDIPSDPRAIRELASSHGLRFDAVNSNTFQDQPGQAHSYKFGSLQHLNEQVRRQAIEHNMEVIRHGEALGSQALTVWLSDGSCFPGQLNFRKAFQRTLESLQEIYAALPKDWKMFVEYKAFEPNFYSMTVGDWGQSYLYASKLGPQAYTLVDLGHHLPNANIEQIVSLLLMEGKLAGFHFNDSKYGDDDLTVGSINPYQLFLIFNELVEGMDARGMNHAADLGWMIDASHNIKDPLEDLLQSVEAIRLAYAQALLVDQAALRHAQENNDVAAAQEILQEVYRTDLRPLVAEARLRSGGALRPLDLFRQAGVRKALIAQRGYHAHTTGL, encoded by the coding sequence ATGCTTGTCAACAAAGCCGCAATAACGGCGCACAACGAAACTCATTATGCGCAACATGCAAAAGCGCTCACTGCGCTGAAAGACCGTATTGCTGATCCCGAGCGCGTGATCAAATTGGTACAGGATTTCCAGGTAGCAATTCCATCCTGGGCATTGGGTACCGGCGGTACGCGTTTCGGAAGATTTCCGGGTGGCGGCGAGCCGCGTAGCCTCGAAGAAAAAATAGAAGACGTGGCTTTGCTGCACAGGTTAAACCAGGGCAGTGGTGCTATCTCATTACACATTCCCTGGGATATACCCAGTGACCCGAGAGCGATCAGGGAATTGGCATCTTCACACGGACTTCGTTTCGATGCCGTGAATTCAAACACTTTCCAGGACCAGCCCGGTCAAGCGCATTCTTATAAATTCGGATCACTTCAACACCTGAATGAGCAGGTGCGCAGGCAAGCCATTGAACACAATATGGAAGTGATACGTCACGGTGAAGCCCTCGGCTCGCAAGCGCTCACCGTTTGGTTATCGGATGGTTCCTGCTTTCCGGGTCAGTTGAATTTCAGGAAAGCATTCCAGCGCACATTGGAAAGTTTGCAGGAGATATATGCGGCATTGCCGAAAGACTGGAAAATGTTCGTTGAATACAAAGCATTCGAACCCAATTTTTATTCTATGACGGTAGGAGATTGGGGACAATCCTATCTCTATGCCAGCAAACTCGGTCCGCAAGCTTATACATTGGTCGATCTAGGTCACCATTTACCAAATGCGAACATCGAACAGATCGTTTCGCTGTTGCTGATGGAAGGAAAACTGGCAGGTTTCCATTTCAATGATTCCAAATATGGCGATGATGACCTCACTGTAGGCTCCATCAATCCCTATCAACTCTTCCTTATTTTCAACGAACTGGTGGAAGGCATGGATGCGCGAGGTATGAACCACGCTGCTGATTTGGGATGGATGATCGATGCTTCGCATAATATCAAAGACCCGCTGGAAGACCTGCTGCAATCGGTAGAAGCCATACGACTGGCTTATGCACAGGCATTGCTGGTAGACCAGGCAGCACTGCGCCACGCACAGGAGAACAACGACGTGGCAGCCGCACAAGAAATATTACAGGAAGTTTACCGCACCGACCTGCGGCCGCTGGTTGCAGAAGCGAGATTACGTTCAGGCGGCGCACTGCGTCCGCTGGACTTGTTCAGGCAGGCCGGTGTACGCAAAGCACTCATTGCACAACGTGGTTACCATGCTCATACAACCGGTCTATGA
- a CDS encoding bifunctional aldolase/short-chain dehydrogenase has protein sequence MQFKYVNYLWDEREATALAGDEVALLIYRSNLLGADLRLTNYGGGNTSCKAMAKDPLTGEMKEIMWVKGSGGDLGTLKKSGLAALYVDRLRSLENVYRGRAHEDEMVELFNHCIYDLSSKAPSIDTPLHGFLPFKHIDHLHPDAAIAIAAAKDGKRITQELFGGTIGWVDWQRPGFDLGLQLRQCLEQNPGIRGIMLGSHGLFTWGDTAYESYVNTLEVVERCAAYIEENIQKKGSVFGGEKITPLPKEQRLQQAASLAPLLRGFCSGYTKMVGHFTDDERVLQFIDSNDLDRLAPMGTSCPDHFLRTKISPLVLNLQPDANLSDAAALKQQLLPLFESYRSMYAEYYNKCKHDNSPAMRDPNPVVILYPGVGMFTFAKDKQTARVAAEFYINAINVMRGAEAISGYTSLPRQEAFDIEYWLLEEAKLQRMPKPKALSGRIALVTGSAGGIGKAIARKFAAEGACVFINDVNEERLQGAKAEFEQAFGKDAVAAGLLNVTDAAQIHNAMQEAVLAFGGVDIIVNNAGISISKPLADHTVADWDRLYDILVKGQFLVSQVAVDVLRKQAMGGDIINIVSKNAVVAGPNNAGYGSAKAAQAHLSRLLAAELGAEKIRVNIVNPDAVIADSNIWAGGWAEGRAKAYGISVEELPAYYAKRTLLGEAILPEDIANACYALVSGLLNKSTGNVLNVDGGVAAGFLR, from the coding sequence ATGCAATTCAAATACGTAAACTATTTATGGGACGAGCGTGAAGCGACTGCGCTCGCAGGTGATGAAGTGGCCTTGCTCATTTATCGCTCTAATTTATTGGGTGCAGATCTTCGTTTAACCAACTATGGCGGAGGCAATACATCATGCAAAGCCATGGCGAAAGACCCGCTCACGGGTGAAATGAAAGAAATTATGTGGGTGAAGGGATCCGGTGGCGACCTGGGCACACTGAAAAAAAGCGGCCTTGCAGCGTTGTATGTAGACCGCTTACGCAGCCTGGAAAATGTATACCGTGGCCGCGCGCATGAAGATGAAATGGTAGAATTATTCAACCACTGCATATACGATCTCTCCTCCAAAGCGCCATCCATCGATACACCACTGCATGGTTTTCTTCCTTTCAAACACATCGATCACCTGCATCCCGATGCAGCTATTGCCATAGCGGCTGCCAAAGATGGCAAACGCATTACACAGGAACTGTTTGGCGGAACCATCGGCTGGGTAGATTGGCAGCGGCCGGGGTTCGACCTGGGCCTGCAACTGCGTCAATGCCTGGAACAAAATCCTGGTATCCGCGGCATCATGCTGGGCTCGCACGGGCTGTTCACCTGGGGCGATACGGCTTATGAAAGTTATGTGAATACATTGGAAGTAGTGGAACGTTGTGCCGCTTATATCGAAGAAAATATTCAAAAGAAGGGATCTGTATTCGGCGGAGAAAAAATAACACCATTACCCAAAGAGCAGCGCCTGCAACAAGCAGCCTCGCTCGCGCCTTTGCTGCGCGGATTTTGTTCCGGCTATACAAAAATGGTGGGTCATTTTACAGATGATGAACGTGTATTGCAATTCATCGACTCCAACGACCTCGATCGGTTGGCGCCGATGGGTACCAGTTGTCCCGACCATTTCCTGCGCACCAAGATCAGTCCGCTGGTATTGAACCTGCAACCAGACGCCAATCTTTCAGATGCTGCTGCATTAAAGCAACAATTGCTCCCGCTGTTCGAATCATATCGCAGCATGTATGCCGAATATTATAACAAATGCAAGCACGATAATAGTCCCGCTATGCGCGATCCCAACCCGGTAGTAATATTATATCCGGGTGTAGGCATGTTCACTTTTGCGAAAGACAAACAGACAGCGCGTGTTGCCGCAGAATTTTACATCAACGCCATCAACGTCATGCGTGGCGCGGAAGCCATATCGGGCTACACTTCATTGCCCAGGCAGGAAGCTTTTGATATTGAATACTGGTTACTGGAAGAAGCCAAGTTGCAGCGTATGCCCAAGCCTAAAGCGCTTTCCGGACGTATAGCGTTGGTAACAGGCAGCGCAGGAGGCATCGGCAAAGCCATTGCAAGAAAGTTTGCAGCAGAAGGCGCCTGTGTTTTTATCAATGATGTGAATGAAGAAAGATTGCAAGGCGCGAAAGCAGAATTTGAACAGGCTTTCGGAAAAGATGCAGTGGCGGCAGGATTGCTCAATGTAACAGATGCCGCACAAATACACAATGCTATGCAAGAGGCAGTATTGGCATTTGGAGGTGTTGATATCATCGTAAACAATGCAGGCATTAGTATTTCCAAACCATTGGCAGACCATACAGTAGCCGATTGGGACAGGCTCTATGATATACTGGTAAAAGGACAATTCCTGGTATCGCAAGTTGCGGTAGACGTTCTGCGTAAGCAGGCAATGGGTGGCGATATCATCAATATTGTATCGAAGAACGCCGTAGTAGCCGGACCCAATAACGCTGGCTATGGTTCGGCCAAAGCAGCACAGGCACATCTTTCACGCTTGTTGGCGGCTGAACTGGGTGCAGAAAAAATACGGGTGAACATCGTGAATCCCGATGCGGTGATCGCCGATTCCAATATCTGGGCCGGCGGATGGGCCGAAGGGCGTGCAAAAGCTTATGGCATCAGTGTAGAAGAACTGCCGGCTTATTATGCCAAGCGTACTTTGCTGGGAGAAGCCATCCTGCCCGAAGATATTGCCAATGCCTGCTATGCACTGGTTAGCGGATTACTGAACAAATCAACAGGCAATGTATTGAATGTGGATGGAGGTGTTGCCGCAGGATTTTTACGCTGA
- the rhaT gene encoding L-rhamnose/proton symporter RhaT, with amino-acid sequence MMLITLAGVLFHFLGGFASGSFYMPFKKVKGWSWESFWIVGGIFSWTIAPLVAAWLTIPGFMDIIGRAPKSVIGSTYLMGLLWGIGGLTYGLGVRYLGVALGSSIILGLCSVFGSLVPSIYYYFNPQPGKDTIADLFTHTWGQWVLAGLVLCIIGIIICGKAGSMKDEEMGHAKTDASGSEFNITRGLTLAIISGVLSACFSFGIEAGSSMAILANQLWKTANPAETGEFLFRNNVVFVVILWGGLTTNFIWCMVLNARNKSFGDYTNRATPLLKNYLLCALGGVTWFLQFFFYGMGESKMGNGASSWILHMSFIILIANMWGILSKEWKGTHGPTKRTIAIGIATIIASVLVVGYGNSIK; translated from the coding sequence ATGATGCTGATTACGCTTGCCGGAGTATTATTCCATTTTTTAGGCGGTTTCGCCTCAGGTAGTTTTTACATGCCTTTTAAAAAGGTCAAAGGCTGGAGTTGGGAAAGCTTCTGGATCGTGGGAGGAATCTTCTCCTGGACCATCGCCCCGCTCGTGGCGGCCTGGCTTACCATCCCCGGGTTTATGGATATCATCGGGCGGGCGCCCAAGTCGGTGATCGGCTCTACTTACCTGATGGGACTACTTTGGGGTATAGGCGGACTGACATACGGTCTGGGTGTCCGTTACCTGGGCGTGGCATTGGGCAGCTCTATCATTCTCGGGCTTTGTTCGGTTTTCGGCTCCCTGGTTCCATCAATCTATTATTATTTCAACCCGCAACCGGGAAAAGATACCATTGCCGATTTGTTCACACATACCTGGGGACAATGGGTGCTGGCCGGACTGGTACTTTGTATTATTGGCATCATCATCTGCGGCAAAGCAGGCAGTATGAAAGATGAGGAAATGGGGCATGCGAAAACAGATGCTTCCGGTAGTGAATTCAACATCACGCGCGGGTTAACACTGGCCATTATATCGGGTGTGCTCAGCGCCTGTTTCAGCTTTGGCATAGAAGCCGGCAGCAGCATGGCTATTCTGGCCAACCAGTTGTGGAAGACGGCCAACCCTGCCGAAACAGGGGAGTTCCTGTTCCGAAACAATGTGGTATTTGTGGTTATATTGTGGGGTGGGTTGACCACCAACTTCATCTGGTGCATGGTACTCAATGCGCGCAACAAAAGCTTTGGCGATTATACCAATCGTGCAACGCCCTTGCTGAAAAATTATTTGTTGTGCGCACTTGGTGGTGTCACTTGGTTCCTGCAGTTTTTCTTCTATGGTATGGGAGAAAGCAAAATGGGTAATGGCGCCAGCTCCTGGATATTACACATGTCTTTTATCATACTCATAGCCAATATGTGGGGTATCCTCTCGAAAGAATGGAAAGGTACCCATGGGCCTACCAAACGAACCATTGCGATAGGCATCGCTACCATCATCGCTTCGGTATTGGTAGTAGGGTATGGTAATTCAATCAAATAG